A stretch of DNA from Anopheles stephensi strain Indian unplaced genomic scaffold, UCI_ANSTEP_V1.0 ucontig122, whole genome shotgun sequence:
TGCACGTACCTGGACGCGACCAACTGCCGGGCAGCCCGAACCGCCTCGTAGTCACCGCCGTAAATGTCTTTAACTAACTTATCTACTTTCTTATGATCACCCTTCGTAGCTAACTGTATTGCTTCCTCGAATGTTTCACAGCCGGTGAGCAGACAGCACAGGCCCAGGAATGTTCCGCCGCCCAGGCTCGTACCGGAGATGCGCTTGTAGTTGTCCGGGCCGCGCACCGCCAGCACCGATACGCCCGAGCCGACGTTCACCAGTATAAACGGGTACGGTTGGCTAAAGTCGAACTTTTTCTTCGTACTACTGCAGGTACGCGTGCcggaaataaaaggaaaaggagTATACGCATGGTTAGTACCGGCTAAAAGTACCAGGATGCAGCCGGTTGAAGCACCTACCTAATTTCATTGGCATTCTCCCAAAAGTAGCATTCACATTTGTTGTGCGTTTCGGTAAACAGTATGCCCTTGATCAACGCGTCCAGCTCATCAAACTTGGCCAGCTTCATGTTGACGTTCAGCCGGAAGTCTTCCTCGAACTTGAACGCACCGCCGCCGGTTGCACACACGGTCGTTACCAGCTGGGCCATGCCCTTCGATTTGGCAAGCTTCAGAAAGCTTAGCATCTCCGACGTCGGAAAGCGAATGAAGTGGAGCGATCCACGGCGACCCCGGATCACCACATCGTCCATCTGCAGGTGGCTGTCCCGGTGGCCCGTCTTACCGTAGGCGGAATTCTTCGTCAGGTAACGCCGAATGTTGCGCAGAATGCGTGCCTCCTGGTCCAGTTCGCCCGGCGTGATGTCTTTCGGCTCGAAATACACCAGCTTCGTCAGCGTGCCGCCGATGTCCATGCCGAACCATGGCATCGCTGTAGCAAAAAGAAGGGGGGAcgagaaaaagcaaaagaaaacacattaattcaaaattcaaattccaaGTTCCAAAAATAAGCGTACGGTGAAACGAAAAACTCAAAACTAAACCAGCAACACATATTTCCTCGGAAGCACTTATCACTGGCCTCCGAACGATGCAACCGAAAGGCCGGCCAGgc
This window harbors:
- the LOC118515256 gene encoding pantothenate kinase 3-like, whose translation is MVVVVVVVAAAAAPVVPKCPRPPVERPGGVRENCIVRRRPPRPTPRAGSITSILSSLSSVNSAGGGGHQQQHSQRKQRRYKRRIAKTAAAAGTAETKGGDVGRRRTRKAMANKTNPTPGGPTRAGPILQNIPIEGPVSMPWFGMDIGGTLTKLVYFEPKDITPGELDQEARILRNIRRYLTKNSAYGKTGHRDSHLQMDDVVIRGRRGSLHFIRFPTSEMLSFLKLAKSKGMAQLVTTVCATGGGAFKFEEDFRLNVNMKLAKFDELDALIKGILFTETHNKCECYFWENANEISSTKKKFDFSQPYPFILVNVGSGVSVLAVRGPDNYKRISGTSLGGGTFLGLCCLLTGCETFEEAIQLATKGDHKKVDKLVKDIYGGDYEAVRAARQLVAS